A genomic stretch from Triplophysa dalaica isolate WHDGS20190420 chromosome 4, ASM1584641v1, whole genome shotgun sequence includes:
- the flot2a gene encoding flotillin-2a isoform X2 has protein sequence MGNCHTVGPNEALVVSGACCGSDEKNYTVGGWAWAWWLITDIQKLSLEIMTILCRCENIETSEGVPLDVTGVAQVKVMTDKELLGYACEQFLGKTVIEIKSVILQTLEGHLRSILGTLTVEQIYQDRDQFAKLVREVASPDVGRMGIEILSFTIKDVYDKVDYLSSLGKSQTAAVQRDADIGVAEAERDAGIREAECKKEMMDVKFQADTKMADSKRELEMQKAAFNQEVNTKKAEAQLAYELQAAKEQQKIRLEEIEIEVVQRKKQITIEEKEIMRTDKELVATVKRPAEAEAYKMQQLAEAQKIKTVLTAQAEAEKIKRIGEAEAGSIEAVGKAEAERMRLKADAYQQYGEAAKTALVLEALPKIAKKVAAPLARTNEIVILSGEGGRVTGEVNRLLAELPVSVNALTGVDLSKIPLLQKLTNPQA, from the exons ACTGTCTCTGGAGATTATGACCATCCTGTGTCGCTGTGAGAATATCGAAACTTCGGAGGGTGTCCCCTTGGATGTGACAGGGGTCGCTCAG GTGAAGGTCATGACAGACAAGGAGTTGCTGGGTTATGCCTGTGAACAGTTCCTGGGCAAGACAGTGATAGAAATTAAAAGTGTCATTCTGCAGACGCTGGAAGGTCACCTACGCTCTATTTTGG GGACCCTGACGGTAGAGCAGATCTACCAGGACAGAGATCAGTTTGCCAAGCTGGTGAGAGAGGTGGCGTCTCCTGATGTTGGCAGGATGGGTATTGAGATCCTAAGCTTCACTATTAAG GATGTCTACGATAAGGTGGACTATCTGAGCTCTTTAGGAAAATCTCAGACTGCTGCTGTTCAGAGAGATGCTGACATTGGAGTGGCCGAGGCCGAAAGAGACGCTGGAATCCGG GAAGCAGAATGTAAGAAGGAGATGATGGACGTGAAATTCCAAGCCGATACAAAAATGGCAGATTCGAAGCGAGAGCTGGAGATGCAGAAAGCCGCTTTCAATCAGGAAGTGAACACAAAg AAAGCTGAGGCACAGTTGGCCTACGAGCTCCAGGCAGCCAAGGAGCAGCAGAAGATCCGACTGGAGGAGATCGAGATCGAGGTGGTCCAGAGGAAGAAACAGATCACCATTGAGGAAAAGGAGATTATGAGGACGGATAAGGAGCTGGTCGCCACTGTGAAGAGACCAGCTGAGGCCGAAGCCTACAAGATGCAGCAGCTCGCTGAGGCACAGAA GATAAAGACGGTGTTGACGGCACAGGCTGAAGCGGAAAAGATCAAGCGTATTGGAGAGGCAGAGGCTGGTTCTATTGAAGCTGTGGGTAAAGCTGAAGCTGAAAGGATGAGACTTAAAGCTGACGCCTATCAGCAGTACGGGGAGGCTGCCAAAACCGCCCTGGTCCTGGAGGCTCTGCCGAAG ATTGCTAAGAAGGTGGCAGCACCTTTGGCCCGTACCAATGAGATTGTTATCCTGAGTGGTGAGGGTGGCCGCGTCACTGGGGAAGTGAATCGCCTGTTAGCTGAACTTCCTGTTTCTGTGAACGCTCTCACAGGGGTGGATCTGTCCAAG ATACCATTGCTGCAGAAATTGACCAACCCTCAAGCTTAA
- the tbx16l gene encoding T-box transcription factor TBX6L, with translation MYLPEEKLVLDLPYQINPLATNYGYYSQDLKEPFCRSQHGTNNRTNSVEAELTSLPVHVSLQCRELWDKFGSIGTEMLITKSGRRMFPSCKVTVTGLNPTVKYMVIMDMVPFDNHKYKWNKDQWEINGSADPHLPNRFFIHPDSPASGEKWMQYPISFHKLKLTNNTLNSSGLVVLHSMHKYLPRLHIVQSPDPSNPHMYGGYLRFTFPEAAFIAVTAYQNQEITKLKIDNNPFAKGFRDSGLNRKRFRDKETCDSDQQVNQNLTQNEQVTRLQEDEQADGTVSSSVDQSSSANSSDTASAYMTNPFISAFINTSDGGVPSPHQTHTILNLCNINLNSPNEVGPSILHNLRTAPPMSQSSPTVEINLLNRLPSHISSPLIPQYHHHSPISQTPCRPMIHPIPTKNQQPYFGTPPHHYRQCPDMELPLSLPPKLSRIQLPESALKNLEMTASSSFVHMRPLTNILNRIQAQALSSGTSENVLQNLSQHEQYLRETEREPHPHIYPDVQEFIGQQFALNSMMVQQARDSQNEDRSHINYPNARPFVDYYCNQNTAK, from the exons ATGTATCTCCCAGAGGAAAAGCTTGTGTTGGACTTACCTTACCAAATCAATCCTTTGGCTACCAACTATGGATATTATTCACAAG accttaaagaacctttttgCCGAAGTCAGCACGGGACCAACAACAGAACGAACAGCGTTGAAGCGGAGCTAACCTCATTGCCAGTTCATGTATCACTGCAATGTCGTGAGCTTTGGGACAAATTCGGCAGCATCGGCACAGAGATGCTCATCACTAAATCCGGCAG gCGGATGTTTCCCAGCTGCAAAGTAACAGTGACGGGCCTGAATCCTACAGTTAAGTATATGGTGATAATGGACATGGTGCCGTTTGATAACCACAAGTACAAG TGGAATAAGGATCAGTGGGAAATAAATGGTTCAGCTGATCCACACCTGCCCAACCGCTTCTTCATCCACCCAGACTCTCCTGCTTCTGGAGAGAAATGGATGCAGTATCCAATCTCTTTCCACAAACTCAAACTGACCAACAACACACTCAACTCCAGTGGCCTG gtGGTTCTTCACTCCATGCACAAATACCTGCCCCGTCTACATATAGTCCAGTCTCCAGACCCCAGTAACCCCCACATGTATGGTGGGTACCTGCGTTTTACCTTTCCTGAAGCTGCCTTTATAGCCGTCACAGCCTACCAGAACCAGGAG ATCACAAAACTCAAGATTGACAACAACCCCTTTGCCAAAGGCTTTCGAGACAGTGGACTGAACAGGAAAAG ATTTAGAGACAAAGAAACCTGTGATTCAGACCAGCAGGTCAATCAGAATTTGACACAGAATGAGCAAG TGACACGACTGCAGGAAGATGAGCAGGCGGATGGGACTGTTTCCAGTTCTGTGGACCAAAGCAGTTCAGCGAATTCCTCAGACACTGCTTCTGCTTACATGACCAATCCGTTTATATCAGCATTCATTAACACAAGTGATGGTGGAGTACCGTCGCCccatcaaacacacaccattCTCAATCTCTGTAACATAAACCTGAACAG TCCCAATGAGGTCGGACCCTCCATCCTCCACAATCTACGTACAGCTCCACCCATGTCTCAAAGTTCCCCTACGGTAGAGATTAACCTCCTCAACAGACTGCCATCTCACATCAGCAGCCCTCTCATCCCTCAGTATCATCACCACAGTCCAATCTCTCAAACCCCATGCCGACCCATGATCCATCCCATACCAACCAAGAATCAGCAGCCTTATTTCGGGACCCCTCCCCATCACTACCGGCAATGTCCTGACATGGAACTACCCCTATCTCTACCTCCCAAACTCAGTCGGATACAACTACCTGAAAGTGCTCTCAAGAACCTAGAGATGACGGCGTCTTCCAGCTTTGTTCATATGCGGCCTCTTACCAACATTCTGAACAGGATCCAGGCACAAGCATTGTCCTCAGGAACTTCTGAGAATGTCCTGCAAAATCTCTCCCAACACGAGCAATACCTCCgggagacagaaagagagcCCCATCCACACATTTATCCAGACGTTCAGGAGTTTATCGGTCAACAGTTTGCATTAAACAGCATGATGGTACAGCAAGCAAGAGACAGTCAGAATGAGGACAGATCACATATTAATTATCCTAATGCGAGACCATTTGTTGACTACTACTGTAACCAAAATACTGCCAAATGA
- the flot2a gene encoding flotillin-2a isoform X1 translates to MGNCHTVGPNEALVVSGACCGSDEKNYTVGGWAWAWWLITDIQKITLEIMTLQPKCEDVETAEGVAITVTGVAQVKVMTDKELLGYACEQFLGKTVIEIKSVILQTLEGHLRSILGTLTVEQIYQDRDQFAKLVREVASPDVGRMGIEILSFTIKDVYDKVDYLSSLGKSQTAAVQRDADIGVAEAERDAGIREAECKKEMMDVKFQADTKMADSKRELEMQKAAFNQEVNTKKAEAQLAYELQAAKEQQKIRLEEIEIEVVQRKKQITIEEKEIMRTDKELVATVKRPAEAEAYKMQQLAEAQKIKTVLTAQAEAEKIKRIGEAEAGSIEAVGKAEAERMRLKADAYQQYGEAAKTALVLEALPKIAKKVAAPLARTNEIVILSGEGGRVTGEVNRLLAELPVSVNALTGVDLSKIPLLQKLTNPQA, encoded by the exons GATAACCCTTGAGATTATGACCCTGCAACCCAAGTGTGAGGATGTAGAGACAGCCGAGGGGGTAGCTATTACTGTCACAGGTGTGGCACAG GTGAAGGTCATGACAGACAAGGAGTTGCTGGGTTATGCCTGTGAACAGTTCCTGGGCAAGACAGTGATAGAAATTAAAAGTGTCATTCTGCAGACGCTGGAAGGTCACCTACGCTCTATTTTGG GGACCCTGACGGTAGAGCAGATCTACCAGGACAGAGATCAGTTTGCCAAGCTGGTGAGAGAGGTGGCGTCTCCTGATGTTGGCAGGATGGGTATTGAGATCCTAAGCTTCACTATTAAG GATGTCTACGATAAGGTGGACTATCTGAGCTCTTTAGGAAAATCTCAGACTGCTGCTGTTCAGAGAGATGCTGACATTGGAGTGGCCGAGGCCGAAAGAGACGCTGGAATCCGG GAAGCAGAATGTAAGAAGGAGATGATGGACGTGAAATTCCAAGCCGATACAAAAATGGCAGATTCGAAGCGAGAGCTGGAGATGCAGAAAGCCGCTTTCAATCAGGAAGTGAACACAAAg AAAGCTGAGGCACAGTTGGCCTACGAGCTCCAGGCAGCCAAGGAGCAGCAGAAGATCCGACTGGAGGAGATCGAGATCGAGGTGGTCCAGAGGAAGAAACAGATCACCATTGAGGAAAAGGAGATTATGAGGACGGATAAGGAGCTGGTCGCCACTGTGAAGAGACCAGCTGAGGCCGAAGCCTACAAGATGCAGCAGCTCGCTGAGGCACAGAA GATAAAGACGGTGTTGACGGCACAGGCTGAAGCGGAAAAGATCAAGCGTATTGGAGAGGCAGAGGCTGGTTCTATTGAAGCTGTGGGTAAAGCTGAAGCTGAAAGGATGAGACTTAAAGCTGACGCCTATCAGCAGTACGGGGAGGCTGCCAAAACCGCCCTGGTCCTGGAGGCTCTGCCGAAG ATTGCTAAGAAGGTGGCAGCACCTTTGGCCCGTACCAATGAGATTGTTATCCTGAGTGGTGAGGGTGGCCGCGTCACTGGGGAAGTGAATCGCCTGTTAGCTGAACTTCCTGTTTCTGTGAACGCTCTCACAGGGGTGGATCTGTCCAAG ATACCATTGCTGCAGAAATTGACCAACCCTCAAGCTTAA